In Chiloscyllium punctatum isolate Juve2018m chromosome 8, sChiPun1.3, whole genome shotgun sequence, a single window of DNA contains:
- the LOC140480243 gene encoding uncharacterized protein isoform X1 produces the protein MAEFGKITDVRTTADAFGGIPQPPPYGLHPPPYSAISSPNPSVLQTNENYAPPGYQPNYPASPPYSPYPTYPTAPQPPNAHPQYAGYQKSVAASSVAFAAQNTAAAAAAPMLPYFVNQQHPTSVRVFNTQNTASTYVINQQQHGSTYLVNQQQHGSTYVINQQQIAPTFVVNQQHPAPPVVLIQSGNVAKGNCITRSYPTEMTHQQSAKNVSKALANIALSNLGRAIRSSTRNKEKQVTVTTGGNHVIIYK, from the exons ATGGCAGAATTCGGGAAAATAACAG ATGTGAGAACAACAGCAGATGCTTTTGGAGGCATTCCGCAACCACCCCCATATGGTTTGCACCCACCACCTTACTCTGCG ATTTCGTCCCCCAATCCCTCTGTACTTCAGACAAATGAAAACTATGCTCCCCCTGGATATCAACCCAACTACCCTGCATCTCCACCATACTCACCATATCCAACATACCCAACAGCACCACAACCCCCAAATGCTCATCCACAATATGCTGGCTATCAGAAGTCAGTTGCTGCATCATCTGTGGCTTTTGCTGCACAGAATACTGCTGCTGCAGCTGCTGCTCCAATGTTACCCTACTTTGTCAACCAGCAGCATCCTACTTCAGTTCGTGTCTTCAATACACAAAATACTGCATCAACATATGTTATCAACCAGCAGCAACATGGATCAACATATCTTGTCAACCAGCAGCAACATGGATCAACATATGTTATCAACCAGCAGCAAATTGCACCAACATTTGTTGTTAATCAGCAACATCCTGCACCTCCAGTGGTTCTGATTCAGTCTGGTAATGTTGCAAAAGGAAATTGTATAACCAGAAGTTATCCAACAGAAATGACCCATCAACAGTCTGCAAAAAATGTATCCAAAGCTTTAGCAAATATTGCCTTGTCTAATCTAGGACGTGCAATACGTTCTTCAACAAGAAATAAG
- the LOC140480243 gene encoding uncharacterized protein isoform X2, with protein MFPKHLKDVRTTADAFGGIPQPPPYGLHPPPYSAISSPNPSVLQTNENYAPPGYQPNYPASPPYSPYPTYPTAPQPPNAHPQYAGYQKSVAASSVAFAAQNTAAAAAAPMLPYFVNQQHPTSVRVFNTQNTASTYVINQQQHGSTYLVNQQQHGSTYVINQQQIAPTFVVNQQHPAPPVVLIQSGNVAKGNCITRSYPTEMTHQQSAKNVSKALANIALSNLGRAIRSSTRNKEKQVTVTTGGNHVIIYK; from the exons ATGTTTCCtaaacatttaaaag ATGTGAGAACAACAGCAGATGCTTTTGGAGGCATTCCGCAACCACCCCCATATGGTTTGCACCCACCACCTTACTCTGCG ATTTCGTCCCCCAATCCCTCTGTACTTCAGACAAATGAAAACTATGCTCCCCCTGGATATCAACCCAACTACCCTGCATCTCCACCATACTCACCATATCCAACATACCCAACAGCACCACAACCCCCAAATGCTCATCCACAATATGCTGGCTATCAGAAGTCAGTTGCTGCATCATCTGTGGCTTTTGCTGCACAGAATACTGCTGCTGCAGCTGCTGCTCCAATGTTACCCTACTTTGTCAACCAGCAGCATCCTACTTCAGTTCGTGTCTTCAATACACAAAATACTGCATCAACATATGTTATCAACCAGCAGCAACATGGATCAACATATCTTGTCAACCAGCAGCAACATGGATCAACATATGTTATCAACCAGCAGCAAATTGCACCAACATTTGTTGTTAATCAGCAACATCCTGCACCTCCAGTGGTTCTGATTCAGTCTGGTAATGTTGCAAAAGGAAATTGTATAACCAGAAGTTATCCAACAGAAATGACCCATCAACAGTCTGCAAAAAATGTATCCAAAGCTTTAGCAAATATTGCCTTGTCTAATCTAGGACGTGCAATACGTTCTTCAACAAGAAATAAG
- the LOC140480243 gene encoding uncharacterized protein isoform X3 yields MNVRTTADAFGGIPQPPPYGLHPPPYSAISSPNPSVLQTNENYAPPGYQPNYPASPPYSPYPTYPTAPQPPNAHPQYAGYQKSVAASSVAFAAQNTAAAAAAPMLPYFVNQQHPTSVRVFNTQNTASTYVINQQQHGSTYLVNQQQHGSTYVINQQQIAPTFVVNQQHPAPPVVLIQSGNVAKGNCITRSYPTEMTHQQSAKNVSKALANIALSNLGRAIRSSTRNKEKQVTVTTGGNHVIIYK; encoded by the exons ATGA ATGTGAGAACAACAGCAGATGCTTTTGGAGGCATTCCGCAACCACCCCCATATGGTTTGCACCCACCACCTTACTCTGCG ATTTCGTCCCCCAATCCCTCTGTACTTCAGACAAATGAAAACTATGCTCCCCCTGGATATCAACCCAACTACCCTGCATCTCCACCATACTCACCATATCCAACATACCCAACAGCACCACAACCCCCAAATGCTCATCCACAATATGCTGGCTATCAGAAGTCAGTTGCTGCATCATCTGTGGCTTTTGCTGCACAGAATACTGCTGCTGCAGCTGCTGCTCCAATGTTACCCTACTTTGTCAACCAGCAGCATCCTACTTCAGTTCGTGTCTTCAATACACAAAATACTGCATCAACATATGTTATCAACCAGCAGCAACATGGATCAACATATCTTGTCAACCAGCAGCAACATGGATCAACATATGTTATCAACCAGCAGCAAATTGCACCAACATTTGTTGTTAATCAGCAACATCCTGCACCTCCAGTGGTTCTGATTCAGTCTGGTAATGTTGCAAAAGGAAATTGTATAACCAGAAGTTATCCAACAGAAATGACCCATCAACAGTCTGCAAAAAATGTATCCAAAGCTTTAGCAAATATTGCCTTGTCTAATCTAGGACGTGCAATACGTTCTTCAACAAGAAATAAG